In Chionomys nivalis chromosome 24, mChiNiv1.1, whole genome shotgun sequence, one genomic interval encodes:
- the Sertm1 gene encoding serine-rich and transmembrane domain-containing protein 1 → MSGADPSSAFAGSVENGTFLELFPTSLSTSVDPSSGHLSNVYIYVSIFLSLLAFLLLLLIIALQRLKNIISSSSSYPEYPSDAGSSFTNLEVCSISSQRSTFSNLSS, encoded by the coding sequence ATGTCTGGGGCTGACCCTTCCTCTGCATTTGCAGGGAGTGTGGAGAACGGAACCTTTCTGGAGCTGTTTCCCACGTCGCTGTCCACATCGGTAGACCCGTCCTCGGGACACCTGTCCAACGTCTACATCTATGTGTCCATTTTCCTCAGCCTCCTcgccttcctgcttctgctgctgatCATTGCTCTCCAGAGGCTGAAAAACATCATCTCCTCCAGTTCCTCCTACCCGGAGTACCCAAGTGATGCTGGGAGCTCTTTCACCAATTTGGAAGTCTGTAGCATCTCCTCTCAGAGGTCTACGTTTTCAAACCTGTCATcatga